One genomic segment of Elusimicrobia bacterium HGW-Elusimicrobia-1 includes these proteins:
- a CDS encoding pyridoxal-5-phosphate-dependent protein subunit beta gives MKINEKVLAKTIARCKERGIIIPTFAQQKDPSKVPQKIKDKLKTIGLQDTHPLNLFRITWKNNPKENGGDGLYGDVNYLEIPSAISGVKARIVGIVGKWFPTGAHKVGAAFGCLAPRLVTGNFDPATQKAVWPSTGNYCRGGAFDCALLACDAIAILPQEMSKERFEWLKEIGASEIFATPGCESNVKEIYDKCHELRKERGDKIVIFNQFDEFGNTMWHYEVTASAMEEVFNKIKGARGRFSAYVSATGSAGTIGAGEYLKKKFPTMKIAATEALQCPTLYLNGFGGHRIEGIGDKHVPWVHNVRNTDNVVAIDDEFTMRVLRLFNEEAGKKRLQKAGVSKAVVEKLQLLGISSICNLIASIKMAKYYEMNENDVIFTVFTDSAAMYLSRLDELTKERGQYTEENAAIDIEHCLGGVGIDWLKELSYQDRKAIHNLKYFTWVEQQGKTVEEINALWEPEFWDKIFTQIPEWDRLIEEFNKKTGLA, from the coding sequence ATGAAGATCAACGAAAAGGTTTTGGCAAAAACAATCGCCCGATGCAAAGAGCGCGGAATAATCATTCCGACTTTCGCCCAGCAGAAAGATCCCTCGAAAGTTCCGCAGAAGATAAAAGACAAACTCAAAACAATAGGGCTTCAGGACACGCACCCCTTGAATCTCTTTCGCATAACATGGAAAAATAATCCCAAAGAAAACGGCGGAGACGGGCTCTACGGGGACGTCAACTATCTGGAAATTCCCTCGGCCATATCGGGCGTGAAAGCCCGAATCGTGGGCATAGTAGGTAAATGGTTCCCGACGGGCGCGCACAAAGTCGGGGCGGCTTTCGGGTGCCTGGCTCCGCGTCTCGTCACAGGAAACTTCGATCCCGCGACGCAGAAAGCCGTGTGGCCCTCGACGGGAAACTACTGTCGCGGCGGAGCGTTCGACTGCGCGCTTCTTGCCTGCGACGCGATAGCGATACTCCCTCAGGAGATGTCCAAAGAGCGTTTCGAGTGGCTCAAAGAAATAGGCGCCAGCGAGATTTTCGCCACGCCCGGCTGCGAGTCCAACGTCAAAGAAATATACGACAAGTGCCACGAGCTCAGGAAAGAGCGCGGTGATAAAATCGTAATATTCAACCAATTCGACGAGTTCGGAAACACAATGTGGCACTACGAAGTCACGGCCTCGGCAATGGAAGAAGTTTTCAACAAAATCAAAGGCGCGCGCGGTCGCTTCTCGGCATATGTTTCGGCCACCGGCTCGGCGGGCACCATAGGCGCCGGCGAATATCTCAAAAAGAAATTCCCGACGATGAAAATAGCGGCCACCGAGGCGTTGCAATGCCCCACGCTGTATCTAAACGGCTTCGGCGGACACAGAATCGAGGGCATAGGAGACAAGCACGTGCCGTGGGTTCACAACGTCCGCAATACCGACAACGTCGTAGCCATCGACGACGAATTCACAATGAGAGTGCTGCGCTTATTCAATGAGGAAGCCGGCAAAAAGCGTCTCCAGAAGGCCGGGGTTTCCAAGGCCGTCGTCGAAAAACTCCAACTTCTGGGAATATCGAGCATCTGCAATCTGATCGCGTCCATCAAAATGGCCAAGTACTACGAGATGAACGAAAACGACGTGATATTCACGGTCTTCACCGACTCGGCCGCCATGTATCTGTCGCGTCTGGATGAACTCACCAAGGAACGCGGCCAATATACCGAGGAGAACGCGGCTATCGACATTGAACACTGCCTCGGTGGCGTGGGAATCGACTGGCTTAAGGAACTCAGCTACCAGGACAGGAAAGCCATTCATAATCTGAAATATTTCACTTGGGTGGAACAGCAGGGAAAGACGGTCGAGGAGATAAACGCCCTCTGGGAACCGGAATTCTGGGACAAGATTTTCACGCAGATCCCCGAATGGGATCGTCTCATAGAAGAGTTTAACAAGAAAACGGGATTGGCGTAA
- a CDS encoding YgeY family selenium metabolism-linked hydrolase — MALISSKALHERAKHYEKDMVKFARDLVAIPSFPMQEGRLVKRIAAEMKKVGFDKVKVDKMGNIIGVVGKGKTKIMIDAHIDTVGVGDPKAWKWDPFKGKYEKGMIYGRGATDQKLSMVPMVYAGKIIKDLKLDGDYTVWMVGSCQEEDCDGLPLLHIIQKEKMKPDYVVITEPTNLKVYRGHRGRMEMKVVVKGVSCHASAPERGDNAVQKMSFIVQEVTKLNVRLKKDKFLGKGTVAVTKIECQTPSLNAVPDEATIYLDRRLTAGETLKSAVAEIKRLPSVKKFKGRVEVLQYEAISWTGLKVGQEKYFPTWVIPENHKLTKAMVKAASIALEKKPVVDKWTFSTNGVASMGRLKIPTIGFGPAHEIYAHQVDERMPVEHLRRAAVCYAAFPKILTSK; from the coding sequence ATGGCACTGATTTCCTCGAAAGCGCTCCACGAAAGAGCGAAACACTACGAAAAAGACATGGTCAAGTTCGCGCGCGACCTGGTGGCGATTCCGTCGTTTCCCATGCAGGAAGGCCGTCTCGTTAAACGCATAGCCGCCGAAATGAAGAAGGTCGGCTTCGACAAAGTGAAAGTGGACAAGATGGGCAACATCATCGGCGTCGTCGGAAAAGGCAAGACGAAAATCATGATAGACGCCCATATCGACACGGTGGGAGTGGGCGACCCTAAAGCGTGGAAATGGGATCCTTTCAAAGGAAAGTACGAAAAGGGGATGATTTACGGAAGAGGCGCCACCGACCAGAAACTATCTATGGTGCCTATGGTTTATGCCGGCAAAATTATCAAGGATTTGAAACTCGACGGCGACTATACCGTCTGGATGGTAGGGTCGTGTCAGGAAGAGGATTGCGACGGATTGCCCCTGCTGCACATAATTCAGAAAGAAAAGATGAAACCCGATTACGTCGTGATAACCGAGCCCACAAACCTAAAGGTTTATCGCGGTCATCGCGGCAGAATGGAAATGAAGGTCGTCGTAAAAGGCGTCTCCTGTCACGCTTCGGCGCCCGAACGGGGCGACAACGCCGTCCAGAAAATGTCTTTTATCGTGCAGGAAGTAACCAAACTAAACGTTCGTCTCAAAAAGGATAAATTCCTGGGCAAGGGCACTGTGGCCGTGACGAAAATAGAATGCCAGACGCCCTCTCTTAACGCCGTCCCCGACGAAGCCACCATTTATCTCGACAGACGCCTGACCGCCGGAGAAACTCTTAAATCGGCCGTAGCCGAGATAAAGCGTCTTCCCTCGGTAAAGAAATTCAAAGGCCGCGTCGAAGTTCTTCAATACGAGGCGATTTCATGGACGGGACTTAAAGTCGGACAGGAAAAATATTTCCCGACGTGGGTCATACCGGAGAACCACAAACTCACAAAAGCCATGGTTAAAGCGGCTTCCATCGCTCTTGAAAAAAAGCCCGTCGTGGACAAATGGACGTTCTCCACAAACGGCGTGGCCTCTATGGGGCGGCTCAAAATCCCGACCATAGGATTCGGACCGGCACACGAGATATATGCCCACCAGGTGGACGAGCGGATGCCAGTGGAGCACCTGCGCAGAGCCGCCGTGTGTTATGCCGCGTTCCCTAAGATACTGACTTCGAAATAA
- a CDS encoding diphosphate--fructose-6-phosphate 1-phosphotransferase, with translation MPKAKISEIEAVRLNFKPVLPAVLKKGPARIKPKFGKPTESVSDSDDLRKLFPNTYGLPTVSFIAGDNTPVSKKALKVGVVLSGGQAPGGHNVIAGLFDGLKKANPKNKLIGFLGGPSGILDDKWREITSQYLAGYRNTGGFDIIQSGRTKIETPEQFERTKKVLSADEIDALVVVGGDDSNTNAALLAEYFKKENMDVSVIGVPKTIDGDLKNDWVETSFGFDTTTKIYSELAGNICRDVNSARKYWHFIRLMGRSASHITLEVALKTRPNITLIGEEVLDKKMTLAEVVDGIAAVIAARAGDKKNFGVILVPEGLIEFIPEMKELITALNDVMAENESAVNAIPSADEKKNFVCSRLPENLAALMKSLPPIIASQLLIDRDPHGNVQVSQIETEKLLIEMLKVRLSEMKKTGAYAGKFSAITHFFGYEGRCGAPSNFDANYTYALGYNAAALALNGLTGYMSSVRKLVKESSTWIAGGVPLTTMMNIERRKGKEKPVIKKALVKLDGAPFAALLKNRDEWAITEGYVYPGPIQYFGPAAVTDMTTITLKYEQSTKKEISR, from the coding sequence ATGCCCAAAGCCAAAATATCCGAAATCGAGGCCGTAAGATTAAACTTTAAGCCGGTTTTGCCGGCGGTCTTGAAAAAAGGCCCCGCGCGGATAAAACCGAAATTCGGCAAGCCGACGGAAAGCGTTTCTGACAGCGACGACCTCAGGAAACTTTTTCCGAACACTTACGGCCTGCCGACGGTAAGTTTCATCGCGGGCGACAATACGCCGGTGTCGAAAAAAGCCCTCAAAGTCGGCGTGGTGCTTTCCGGAGGGCAGGCGCCCGGCGGACACAACGTCATCGCGGGGCTTTTCGACGGCTTGAAAAAAGCCAATCCCAAAAACAAACTCATCGGTTTTCTGGGCGGGCCGTCGGGAATACTCGACGACAAATGGCGGGAAATAACCTCGCAATATCTTGCCGGTTACAGAAACACCGGCGGATTTGATATTATTCAGTCCGGCCGCACCAAGATAGAAACGCCCGAACAATTCGAGCGGACGAAAAAAGTTTTGAGCGCCGACGAAATAGACGCTCTCGTCGTCGTAGGCGGCGACGATTCCAACACCAACGCGGCTCTTTTGGCCGAATACTTTAAAAAAGAAAATATGGACGTAAGCGTAATCGGCGTTCCCAAAACCATCGACGGCGACCTCAAAAATGATTGGGTCGAGACGTCCTTCGGCTTCGATACCACCACAAAAATCTATTCGGAACTCGCGGGCAACATCTGCCGCGACGTCAATTCGGCCCGCAAGTATTGGCATTTCATCCGCCTGATGGGAAGGAGCGCCTCTCACATAACTCTTGAAGTCGCGCTCAAAACGCGGCCCAATATAACCCTCATCGGCGAGGAAGTGCTTGACAAAAAGATGACACTCGCCGAAGTCGTCGACGGCATAGCCGCCGTGATAGCCGCGCGCGCGGGCGACAAAAAAAACTTCGGCGTGATACTCGTTCCGGAGGGCTTGATTGAGTTTATTCCCGAGATGAAAGAACTCATAACCGCCCTCAACGACGTTATGGCCGAAAACGAATCCGCCGTCAACGCGATACCCTCGGCCGACGAAAAAAAGAATTTCGTCTGCTCGCGCCTTCCCGAGAATCTCGCCGCTCTTATGAAGTCCCTGCCGCCAATAATCGCCTCGCAGCTTCTCATCGACAGAGACCCGCACGGAAACGTTCAGGTGTCGCAGATTGAGACGGAAAAACTGCTCATCGAAATGCTTAAAGTCCGCCTTTCCGAAATGAAAAAAACCGGCGCCTACGCGGGAAAATTTTCCGCCATAACGCACTTCTTCGGCTACGAAGGCCGCTGCGGAGCCCCGTCGAACTTCGACGCGAACTACACGTACGCGCTGGGATATAACGCCGCGGCGCTTGCCTTAAACGGTCTTACGGGCTATATGTCGTCCGTGCGAAAACTCGTCAAGGAATCTTCGACGTGGATCGCCGGCGGCGTGCCACTGACGACAATGATGAATATCGAAAGAAGAAAAGGCAAAGAGAAACCTGTCATCAAAAAGGCCCTTGTAAAACTCGACGGCGCTCCTTTCGCGGCGCTCCTTAAAAACCGCGACGAATGGGCGATTACGGAAGGGTACGTTTATCCGGGGCCGATACAATACTTCGGACCGGCGGCCGTGACGGATATGACGACAATCACGCTTAAATACGAACAATCCACGAAAAAGGAGATCTCAAGATGA
- the thrC gene encoding threonine synthase has translation MKKILGYRCLDCGKEIKYEPLRYLCDCGGNLDVVYDYAAIKKTLTRRSLESNYRLDHWRYLDVLPLANLDKIPNLQVGWTPVYKTPRLAKALGAGQVFIKDDSRNPSASFKDRASSVALAYARENGVKKIVAASTGNAGAALACMAASVGFPCVIIVPKSAPKAKIAQLMNFGATVIAVDGMYDDAYDLSVKATQQFGWYNRNTGYNPITREGKKTCGHEICEQFGWTPPDYVLVSVGDGNIISGIWKGFKDMKALGLVDKLPKMVAVQSEKSNAVSLAYATAAKNPSSKIEIMPVHASTIADSISVDMPRDGIAAVRALIESGGFAVEVADEEIIAAISVCARETGVFPEPAGAASVAGLKKIAFRIKDSETALCVVTGSGLKDIAAASKSVGEPPVIAPTVDALSKLLQ, from the coding sequence ATGAAAAAAATCCTCGGATACCGCTGTCTGGACTGCGGCAAAGAAATAAAATACGAGCCGCTCAGATACCTCTGCGACTGCGGGGGGAATCTCGACGTGGTTTACGACTACGCCGCGATAAAAAAAACGCTGACCCGCCGGTCGCTTGAAAGCAATTATCGTCTTGACCACTGGCGTTACCTCGACGTCCTGCCGCTCGCAAATCTCGACAAAATACCCAATCTTCAGGTCGGATGGACACCCGTTTATAAAACCCCGCGATTAGCCAAGGCGCTCGGCGCAGGGCAGGTTTTCATAAAGGACGATTCGCGCAATCCTTCGGCGTCTTTCAAAGACAGAGCGTCGTCGGTGGCTCTGGCTTACGCCCGCGAAAACGGCGTAAAAAAAATCGTGGCCGCTTCCACCGGCAACGCGGGCGCGGCTCTGGCTTGCATGGCGGCAAGCGTGGGTTTTCCGTGCGTGATAATAGTTCCTAAATCCGCGCCCAAGGCAAAGATTGCCCAGCTTATGAACTTCGGCGCGACGGTCATCGCCGTCGACGGCATGTACGACGACGCTTATGACCTCTCCGTAAAAGCCACTCAACAATTCGGATGGTACAACCGCAACACCGGATATAACCCCATTACCCGCGAAGGCAAAAAAACCTGCGGACACGAAATCTGCGAGCAGTTCGGATGGACGCCGCCGGATTATGTCCTTGTGTCCGTGGGCGACGGCAACATTATAAGCGGCATCTGGAAAGGTTTCAAGGATATGAAAGCGCTGGGGCTCGTCGACAAACTGCCGAAGATGGTCGCCGTACAGTCCGAAAAATCGAACGCGGTTTCTCTGGCGTACGCCACCGCCGCGAAAAATCCTTCCTCAAAAATCGAAATAATGCCGGTTCACGCCTCGACTATCGCCGATTCAATATCCGTCGATATGCCCAGAGACGGCATCGCCGCCGTGCGCGCGTTGATTGAATCCGGCGGATTCGCCGTGGAAGTCGCCGACGAGGAAATCATAGCGGCGATATCCGTCTGCGCACGCGAAACCGGCGTATTTCCGGAGCCGGCAGGCGCGGCATCCGTCGCGGGACTCAAAAAAATCGCATTCCGCATAAAGGATTCCGAAACGGCTTTGTGCGTAGTCACCGGTTCGGGGCTTAAAGATATCGCGGCGGCATCCAAATCGGTCGGCGAGCCGCCCGTGATAGCGCCCACCGTCGACGCCCTCTCGAAACTCCTCCAATAA
- a CDS encoding knotted carbamoyltransferase YgeW codes for MTAKIDVNKALARIAEIKTRFFNKDFLLTWMYKADELEVVLSLAEVLKELHAQNVSLKVFDTGIAVSNFRDNSTRTRFSFASACNLLGLAVQDLDEGKSQIAHGETVRETANMISFLTEAVGIRDDMFIGKGHTYMKEVSDALDDGYKNGVLNQRPAIVNLQCDLDHPTQAMSDLLYIKNHFGGFDKLKGKKIAMTWAYSPSYGKPLSVPQGVITLMSRFGMNVALAYPKGYELLPETLEVSKKHAKESGGEFSASNSMDEAFRDADIVYPKSWASYEVMKKRTGLVEKGDKQGLSDLEKQCLAENATHKDWTCDEAKMKLTKGGEAVYMHCLPADITGVSCKEGEVSAGVFEKYRIGTYKEAGFKPFVIAAMMMACRFKNPSAVISDLLKKNATRVK; via the coding sequence ATGACAGCCAAAATCGACGTAAACAAGGCGCTCGCAAGGATCGCCGAAATCAAGACACGTTTTTTCAACAAGGATTTCCTTCTGACGTGGATGTACAAGGCCGATGAACTTGAAGTCGTTCTTTCCCTGGCCGAAGTGCTCAAGGAACTCCACGCGCAAAATGTTTCGCTTAAAGTTTTCGACACCGGCATCGCCGTGTCGAACTTCCGCGACAACTCCACGCGCACGAGATTTTCGTTCGCATCCGCCTGCAACCTTCTGGGACTTGCCGTGCAGGATCTCGACGAAGGCAAATCGCAAATCGCCCACGGCGAAACCGTGCGCGAGACGGCCAATATGATATCGTTTCTGACGGAAGCCGTAGGCATCAGAGACGATATGTTCATCGGCAAAGGCCATACCTATATGAAAGAGGTCTCGGACGCCCTCGACGACGGATATAAAAACGGCGTGCTTAACCAGCGTCCGGCCATAGTAAACCTGCAGTGCGACCTCGACCACCCCACACAGGCGATGTCGGACCTGCTCTATATCAAAAACCATTTCGGCGGATTCGACAAACTCAAAGGCAAAAAAATAGCCATGACGTGGGCGTACTCGCCTTCCTACGGCAAACCGCTTTCTGTGCCGCAGGGCGTGATAACGCTTATGTCGCGTTTCGGGATGAATGTCGCGCTGGCCTATCCCAAGGGTTACGAACTCCTGCCGGAAACCCTCGAAGTTTCAAAAAAACACGCCAAGGAATCAGGCGGCGAATTTTCCGCATCGAATTCCATGGACGAAGCGTTCAGAGACGCCGACATAGTGTATCCTAAGTCGTGGGCTTCTTACGAAGTCATGAAAAAAAGGACGGGGCTCGTCGAAAAAGGCGACAAACAGGGACTTTCCGACCTTGAAAAACAGTGCCTCGCGGAAAACGCCACTCACAAGGACTGGACTTGCGACGAAGCCAAGATGAAACTCACCAAGGGCGGCGAAGCCGTTTATATGCACTGTCTGCCCGCCGACATTACCGGCGTTTCGTGCAAAGAGGGCGAAGTTTCGGCGGGAGTTTTCGAGAAATACCGCATCGGAACTTACAAAGAAGCGGGTTTCAAGCCGTTCGTCATAGCCGCTATGATGATGGCCTGCCGCTTCAAGAATCCGTCGGCCGTTATCTCGGATTTGCTGAAAAAAAACGCTACGCGCGTAAAATAG
- a CDS encoding acetyl-CoA carboxylase carboxyl transferase subunit alpha (catalyzes the carboxylation of acetyl-CoA to malonyl-CoA; forms a tetramer composed of two alpha (AccA) and two beta (AccD) subunits; one of the two catalytic subunits that can form the acetyl CoA carboxylase enzyme together with a carrier protein): protein METSRHCIEFEVPIFELEEKIKSLKDSVPRTGITSGADIKSLEETCERLKTEIYGNLTPWQRVLLARHPRRPYFLDYVPFIFSDFTELRGDRCFADDKAVVAALATIDGKSCAVIGQQKGRTLDENLARNYGMAHPEGYRKALRIMKLAEKFRLPLLTFIDTPGAYPGIGAEERGQAEAIARNLKTMSSLKIPVIATVIGEGGSGGALGIGVADRIVIMENAYYSVITPEGCSAILFKDSRRAPEAAAALKITASDLMELSIADAIVPEPLGGADKDPSSAAAALKKVLLEQLASLSKIPFDKLPQERYKKYRVIGSAQKTKSEGRGTRGTSAKKSQKTKH from the coding sequence ATGGAAACTTCCAGACACTGCATCGAGTTTGAAGTCCCCATATTTGAACTCGAAGAAAAAATAAAGTCGCTAAAAGATTCCGTCCCACGGACGGGCATCACATCCGGCGCCGACATAAAATCTCTGGAAGAAACCTGCGAACGTCTGAAAACGGAAATCTACGGCAATCTGACCCCGTGGCAGCGGGTTCTTCTGGCCCGCCATCCGCGCAGGCCGTACTTTCTCGACTATGTCCCTTTTATTTTTTCGGACTTTACCGAACTCCGCGGAGACCGTTGTTTCGCAGACGATAAGGCGGTCGTGGCGGCGCTGGCGACCATAGACGGCAAGTCCTGCGCCGTCATAGGCCAGCAAAAAGGCCGCACACTCGACGAAAACCTCGCGCGCAATTACGGAATGGCCCATCCCGAAGGTTACCGCAAGGCGCTGCGCATCATGAAACTGGCCGAAAAATTCCGGCTGCCGCTTTTGACTTTCATTGACACGCCGGGCGCGTATCCCGGCATCGGCGCCGAAGAAAGAGGCCAGGCCGAGGCCATTGCCCGCAATCTCAAAACGATGTCTTCCCTTAAAATACCCGTCATAGCAACCGTCATAGGCGAAGGCGGCTCGGGAGGAGCTCTCGGAATCGGCGTGGCCGACAGAATAGTTATAATGGAAAATGCCTACTACTCGGTGATTACGCCCGAGGGCTGCTCCGCTATACTTTTCAAGGACTCCCGACGCGCGCCCGAAGCCGCGGCGGCATTAAAAATTACCGCTTCGGATTTAATGGAATTGTCCATAGCCGACGCGATTGTGCCTGAGCCCCTGGGCGGAGCCGACAAAGACCCGTCGTCGGCGGCGGCGGCGCTTAAAAAAGTATTGCTTGAGCAGCTTGCTTCGCTTTCTAAAATCCCTTTTGATAAACTTCCGCAGGAAAGATACAAGAAATACCGCGTCATCGGCTCGGCGCAAAAGACAAAATCCGAAGGTCGCGGAACCCGCGGAACATCCGCGAAAAAATCTCAAAAAACAAAGCACTAA
- a CDS encoding fructose-1,6-bisphosphate aldolase (class II aldolase; catalyzes the reversible aldol condensation of dihydroxyacetonephosphate and glyceraldehyde 3-phosphate in the Calvin cycle, glycolysis and gluconeogenesis) encodes MPLTPMKQILDEARKKGYGVGAYNVNNMEQIQAIMAAASKTQSPVIIQASRGALKYSNFTYLKHLMIAAAEENPTIPLSMHLDHGNSLDTVKKSIDLGFTSVMIDGSLKEDGKTASDYAYNVAVTRSVVEYAHKYGVTVEGEIGTLGGIEDGVGSGSIHITDPKEAKRFVDDTGLDALAIAIGTSHGAYKFKGAVNLALDVLKEVRALIDIPLVLHGASSVPKELIDAVNKYGGKMPGATGVPMASLKEAIKLGVSKINVDTDGRLAVTAAIRKVFAESPEKFDPRDYLGPARDTLTELIAKKMEDFGTAGHASDYKPMSLEEAKRFYR; translated from the coding sequence ATGCCTTTGACACCGATGAAGCAGATTCTCGACGAAGCCAGAAAAAAGGGCTACGGCGTGGGCGCTTACAACGTCAACAACATGGAGCAGATTCAGGCGATAATGGCCGCCGCGTCAAAAACGCAGTCGCCCGTCATAATTCAGGCGTCGCGCGGAGCGCTTAAATATTCCAATTTCACTTACCTCAAACACCTTATGATTGCGGCCGCCGAGGAAAATCCGACGATACCGCTGTCAATGCACCTCGACCACGGCAACTCGCTTGACACCGTCAAGAAATCTATCGACCTGGGTTTTACTTCCGTAATGATAGACGGCTCTCTTAAAGAAGACGGCAAGACCGCCTCCGACTACGCCTACAACGTGGCGGTCACCCGCTCCGTCGTGGAATACGCCCACAAATACGGCGTTACCGTCGAGGGTGAAATCGGCACGCTGGGCGGCATAGAAGACGGCGTGGGTTCGGGCTCCATCCACATTACCGACCCCAAGGAAGCAAAGAGATTCGTCGACGACACCGGTCTCGACGCGCTGGCCATAGCCATAGGAACTTCGCACGGCGCGTACAAATTTAAGGGCGCGGTCAATCTCGCGCTCGACGTCTTAAAAGAAGTCCGCGCGCTCATCGACATTCCGCTGGTTCTCCACGGAGCGTCGAGCGTGCCCAAGGAACTCATCGACGCAGTCAACAAATACGGCGGCAAAATGCCCGGCGCAACCGGCGTTCCGATGGCCTCGCTCAAAGAGGCCATAAAACTCGGCGTCTCCAAAATCAATGTCGATACCGACGGACGTCTGGCCGTGACCGCCGCCATCCGCAAGGTCTTCGCCGAGTCGCCGGAGAAATTCGACCCGCGCGATTATCTGGGCCCCGCGCGCGACACCCTCACGGAACTCATCGCCAAAAAGATGGAGGACTTCGGCACGGCGGGACACGCTTCCGACTACAAGCCGATGTCGCTTGAAGAGGCGAAGAGGTTTTACAGGTAG
- the arcC gene encoding carbamate kinase gives MGKTIVVAIGGNSLIKDDKHMSVPDQYKAVCETAANLAGLIEAGNRVVVTHGNGPQVGFILLRSEHSRGLMHEVPLEVIVADTQGAIGYQLQQALQNELWNRKIRKNVVTVVTQALVDKTDPAFQKPSKPIGQFYSAENAKERMEKEKWTMVEDAGRGWRRVVPSPKPSRIIESKAIKNLVSEDVVVISVGGGGIPVVADDKGALSGVAAVIDKDLASAVLAKEIGADMLVISTAVPKVYLNFGKPDQKSLDKITIKEAKQYISEGHFKPGSMLPKVQACVSFLEAGGKEALITMPETLTEALEGKNGTLIVR, from the coding sequence ATGGGAAAAACAATCGTAGTCGCCATCGGCGGAAACTCGCTTATCAAGGACGATAAGCATATGTCGGTGCCGGATCAGTACAAAGCCGTGTGCGAGACGGCGGCTAATCTTGCCGGTCTCATAGAAGCCGGCAACCGCGTAGTCGTAACTCACGGCAACGGCCCGCAGGTCGGCTTCATACTCCTTCGCTCCGAGCATTCCAGAGGGCTTATGCACGAGGTTCCTCTTGAGGTTATAGTAGCCGACACTCAGGGAGCCATCGGCTACCAGCTGCAGCAGGCGCTCCAGAACGAACTCTGGAACCGTAAAATCAGAAAAAATGTGGTGACCGTGGTAACGCAGGCGCTCGTCGATAAAACCGATCCGGCTTTTCAGAAGCCGTCGAAACCCATCGGGCAGTTTTATTCGGCCGAGAACGCCAAAGAGAGAATGGAAAAAGAGAAGTGGACTATGGTCGAAGACGCAGGGCGCGGATGGCGCCGCGTGGTGCCGTCGCCCAAACCGTCGCGCATAATAGAAAGCAAGGCCATTAAAAATCTGGTGTCGGAAGACGTGGTGGTGATTTCCGTCGGAGGCGGTGGAATTCCCGTAGTCGCCGACGACAAAGGCGCCCTCTCGGGCGTGGCCGCCGTTATCGACAAGGATCTGGCGTCGGCCGTCCTGGCAAAGGAAATCGGAGCCGATATGCTCGTCATATCGACGGCCGTCCCCAAGGTTTATCTTAACTTCGGCAAGCCGGATCAGAAGTCACTCGACAAGATTACAATCAAAGAAGCCAAACAATATATATCCGAAGGTCACTTCAAACCCGGCTCAATGCTTCCTAAGGTGCAGGCGTGCGTTTCATTTCTGGAGGCGGGAGGAAAAGAGGCGCTCATAACTATGCCTGAAACCCTGACCGAAGCGCTCGAGGGCAAAAACGGAACTCTGATAGTAAGATGA